The following coding sequences are from one Streptomyces sp. NBC_01232 window:
- a CDS encoding ATP-binding protein gives MSLPLTRRIARAALLIAAGAAPVVGAAGAASAAGLESVPQLGQLTAPDAATATDATAVATDAVDTAGGATKSLPAPASEVAGTAQGLLGGLPAAQELPVSSLPASGGLPGGLPGGLPGGLPLVG, from the coding sequence ATGTCTCTCCCCCTGACCCGCCGGATCGCCCGTGCCGCGCTGCTGATCGCAGCCGGGGCCGCTCCCGTGGTCGGTGCGGCCGGCGCGGCCAGTGCCGCCGGTCTGGAGTCCGTGCCGCAGCTGGGCCAGCTCACCGCCCCCGACGCTGCCACGGCCACGGACGCCACGGCCGTGGCCACGGACGCCGTGGACACCGCCGGCGGCGCCACCAAGAGCCTGCCGGCTCCCGCCTCCGAGGTGGCCGGTACCGCGCAGGGCCTGCTCGGCGGGCTGCCCGCGGCCCAGGAGCTGCCGGTGTCCTCGCTGCCGGCCTCCGGCGGCCTGCCGGGCGGACTGCCCGGGGGCCTGCCCGGCGGCCTGCCGCTGGTCGGCTGA